In the genome of Nitrospirota bacterium, one region contains:
- a CDS encoding cohesin domain-containing protein, with the protein MMNVRIIISIVILVHVCALSVFAASTITLTPSGNGVYLLQGDGMADVAALDITITYDALTLSSPQVSQGDFIVGAMMAVNPNVTGIVRIAIITTNPIRGHGNIAKITFNRTGSAEGGITSLRAAISNLSGSPFPAVTQVNNQSSANTSPPSASSHQGSTSTTSDTIIAITPSPYTGGNRTVIGGVVNPPVETVMPEKQEPPTVSEPRVDNVKETPSVVEETISKEVIATHDHRGASKEKAVYTQKSVLERFRDLKGERSQKVFTALFNHEPLIGFQQEPPIILSDGKSTVKVVFIALAYGKDFPDVSLKGARLISLVKDPEKTNIWIAEIKPDKGVNSAALTVLQDKVTMIFPLTVASKPKIRLGRSAEVTDADFDKFLKERGSPSKSKYDLNSDGKRDYVGDYIFTANYILSIAKIKKRDK; encoded by the coding sequence ATGATGAACGTTAGAATTATCATCAGCATCGTGATTCTCGTGCACGTTTGCGCTTTATCCGTTTTTGCTGCTTCGACCATCACACTAACGCCGTCGGGTAATGGTGTTTATTTGCTCCAAGGCGATGGGATGGCGGATGTTGCCGCGCTCGATATTACTATTACCTACGACGCACTGACCTTATCAAGCCCCCAAGTCAGCCAAGGGGATTTTATTGTTGGCGCTATGATGGCGGTCAATCCTAATGTAACAGGAATCGTACGCATCGCAATCATTACAACGAACCCGATAAGAGGGCATGGCAACATAGCGAAAATAACATTTAATCGGACAGGGAGTGCCGAAGGCGGCATTACCTCTCTTCGCGCAGCCATATCGAATCTAAGCGGAAGTCCGTTCCCTGCAGTAACTCAGGTCAATAATCAATCCTCAGCTAACACAAGCCCCCCCAGTGCGTCATCGCATCAGGGTTCGACATCAACGACATCAGATACTATAATTGCCATAACGCCTTCTCCCTATACGGGAGGCAATCGGACCGTCATAGGTGGCGTTGTGAATCCACCAGTTGAGACAGTTATGCCCGAGAAACAGGAGCCGCCAACGGTATCAGAACCGAGGGTTGATAATGTTAAAGAGACGCCATCTGTTGTTGAAGAGACAATCTCAAAAGAAGTTATTGCAACGCATGACCATCGAGGCGCATCAAAAGAAAAGGCTGTTTATACACAAAAGAGCGTCCTGGAAAGATTTCGCGATCTTAAAGGGGAGCGTAGCCAAAAGGTGTTTACTGCATTATTCAATCATGAACCCTTGATCGGATTCCAGCAGGAACCGCCGATAATCCTGTCAGATGGGAAAAGCACTGTTAAGGTTGTTTTCATTGCTTTAGCTTACGGTAAGGATTTTCCGGACGTGAGCTTAAAGGGTGCGCGACTTATTTCCCTTGTGAAAGACCCCGAGAAAACAAACATCTGGATAGCAGAGATAAAACCTGATAAAGGGGTGAATTCAGCAGCATTGACCGTTTTGCAGGATAAGGTGACAATGATTTTCCCGTTAACGGTTGCCTCAAAACCGAAGATACGGTTGGGCAGATCTGCTGAAGTGACGGACGCCGATTTTGATAAATTCCTGAAGGAGCGTGGTTCACCGTCGAAGTCGAAATATGATTTGAACAGTGACGGGAAAAGAGACTATGTAGGCGATTACATTTTCACGGCAAATTACATCTTGTCCATAGCTAAAATCAAAAAAAGAGATAAGTGA
- a CDS encoding DUF1566 domain-containing protein, giving the protein MIAVAASSAVLPTDPADSTCSSCVIVPQSAGTSYTPSSALIAGATYYWRVRGRGPGTTNGNWSSIFSFTTQSAPVNHAPTLTLTSTSGASVTTGQAYSITVSAADVDGNLNNVDLNWNDGTAVEHKTVSGSSASVTFTRSFSTARTINWTSTAYDTASLASPTLDGSFTVTDDPNDQISEAVSLGYTTQALVRDGTIDLSTDVNMYSFTVLAGQRIGLDIDRPSGSTFDPYIRLFNSSGTQLALSDNDAAPDESSSGGSSYLEYLFTISGTYYVGVSGSGNSSYDPITGNGDANGSTGAYKLIISPGITGTIVGDIGTGRGTETFIVDIQRLPPTDSSFPRPITNTLQTWIVIHGRDGSRTSENILRLAQAIANKFPNEQVLTLDWSGPAMPHGEYDFYEENWIQPVAQWAAQALTGYRFTGSLLNLVGHSWGGYVADEIAERIDGGVNTIVALDPAKEGDGWYNPEDFGQINFAAHSQFSWAFHSSSLGAASTPPTADEAFVVKTGLGWVDAHSAVVNLFSYMVENPTIGVSQFFQLDRLLLHTPGPWVPNKYFTEFPFPENRTGGYEGIITATPGSTVSVISPQSPLDFVPTTPEITVLGNSVAIVDNDTTPNLSDNTDFGSVQQGQTATRTFTVRNDGGSSLTLGAVNVPSGFTLTKSLPTFLIAGDSDTFTVQLDTSTIGTKSGQISFSNSDSDENPFNFSITGNVTILPDTTPPTVTINQAAGQTDPTGNSPINFTVVFSETVTGFASGDVTLGGTAGATSKSVTGSGTTYNVAVSGMTQSGTITASIPAGAAQDGAGNSSLASTSSDNSVTYNAPDTTPPTVTTNAASGIGQTSVTLIGTVNPNSSSTTAYFQWGTTTSYGNNTSSQSMGSGTSGVSVTQALSGLTCNTPYHYRAVGTNSGGTNYGSDVTFTTSVCAIPPPTVTTNSASGIGQTSATLNGTVNPNGASTSAYFEYGLTTDYGFSTSAQSLGSGSGNVSLTASISGLTCNTLYHFRAVGTNSGGTNYGLDATFTTSANTPGTSSFSNISQTGIQANWTANGNRSGTEYYSENMTTGTNSGWTANTYWNSTGLTCGTSYSFRVKARNGDGIETGWTNLGTQNTQSCSCTSSSLSVSINAPSSGFSASKGSGTSVMAAVTDNCNGSVTGTTVIASFSNGDVSITLYDDGAHNDGTANDGVYGNMWTPNNVGNCIVNVTASKTGLTSGNNSVIGTVQSNNSAPSVTTGSASSIGANSATISSTVNPNGLATSVWFEYGTTTGYGSSTSSQSIGSGSSLVAVSTPLTGLAPSTPYYFRAVGQNSAGTSYGAGQSFTTLPSGIIAFRLPDTGQTQCYDSIGNIISCTGTGQDGAYNINPMSYTYNGNGTVTDNNTGLMWQQQDDGNTYNWYKASGTYDATDNPTTQDVCGELTTGGLSDWRLPSKKELMSIVDYSIQYPGPTINPIFTNTKYVDYLNWSSTTLAYDPGSAWLVVFDNGGVYGGSGKYGSGYVRCVRGGQSGSFGNFDDNHDGTITDTSTGLMWQQLESGGMTRSNALNYCENLELPSGSGQTDWRLPNIKELESITDDTIYNPAIDRNFFPNATSHSYYLSSTTSAEYSSYAWFVDLDWGQPTMILKSVSVSWFYVRCVRGGQGQGQSATQYQLTTLVSPAAGGTVSPSCESGCWYNSGDSVSVSATAISGYAFSSWSDGGAQSHNVTMAGAKNVTATFNLADTVSPSGTVTINNNAAYATATTVTLNLSASDNIGVVGYYISETATAPLAAAAGWIAINSITSYSANVPYTLSNGDGTKIVYAWFKDAAGNVSNAASRSIILDTVAPLGSITINRGNGNTNSTSVLFDLSAADSLSGVSQMCVSNSSSCSSWEAYATSKPGTLSAGDGLKTVYVWFKDGAGNTSSVYTSSITLDTTVIDTTAPSLVLSTLPDGSYTNNPNLNVAGTVTDNVLIQSLVISGDTVTVNLDNTFSHLVTLVTGSNTITTVAADQAGNTTTDVRTVILDQTAPALTVTSPADNSKTNQTLSAVNGAADANATVSIKVNNSNPAFALMTGTNFAYTATLSIGLNSIGITATDLAGNTASVNRTVTYDSVAPSIAITMPNQDEPNTTGSVLLQGTVSDALTAVSVVVTDGTNTYTPAVTNGTVQQMLTFSTEGLHAIIATATDEAGNHSMAQRNINYVRWGDPDSSGVVDVNDALRALKIAAGLIQPTATDLERGDVAPLVHGTPQPDGVIDIGDVVVILRRAVGLVTW; this is encoded by the coding sequence GTGATTGCGGTAGCAGCCAGCAGTGCAGTGCTGCCGACCGACCCGGCGGACTCCACCTGCTCAAGCTGTGTAATTGTCCCTCAAAGCGCCGGCACATCGTACACGCCATCATCGGCGCTCATTGCGGGAGCCACTTACTACTGGCGAGTGCGCGGCAGAGGACCAGGAACGACCAACGGCAACTGGTCGAGCATTTTTAGCTTCACGACCCAGTCCGCGCCGGTCAATCACGCGCCCACGCTGACGTTGACGAGTACGAGTGGGGCGAGTGTGACGACGGGCCAGGCGTATTCGATCACGGTGAGCGCGGCGGATGTGGACGGGAACCTCAATAACGTGGACTTGAACTGGAATGACGGCACGGCGGTAGAGCACAAGACCGTTAGTGGGAGTTCAGCGAGCGTGACGTTTACACGGTCGTTCAGCACGGCGCGGACGATCAATTGGACATCGACGGCATACGACACTGCGAGCTTGGCCAGTCCGACGCTTGACGGTTCGTTTACGGTGACTGACGATCCGAACGATCAAATCAGCGAGGCTGTGTCGCTCGGCTATACGACGCAGGCGCTCGTGAGAGATGGAACTATTGATTTGTCCACGGATGTGAATATGTATTCATTCACTGTTTTGGCGGGACAGCGGATTGGCTTAGACATTGATCGGCCTTCGGGCAGCACGTTTGACCCTTACATTCGCCTTTTCAACAGCAGCGGAACGCAACTCGCCTTAAGCGACAACGACGCTGCGCCGGACGAATCCTCTAGCGGAGGATCGTCGTATTTGGAATATCTTTTCACGATTTCTGGCACGTATTATGTCGGAGTCTCCGGATCTGGAAATAGTTCATACGACCCGATCACCGGTAACGGAGATGCCAACGGTAGCACTGGAGCTTACAAACTGATCATTTCCCCTGGCATTACCGGTACGATTGTTGGCGACATTGGAACCGGACGTGGAACTGAGACGTTTATCGTGGATATTCAACGTCTGCCCCCAACAGATTCTTCCTTTCCGCGACCAATTACTAACACGCTGCAGACATGGATTGTGATTCACGGCAGAGATGGTTCGCGGACCAGTGAAAATATTCTTAGGCTTGCGCAAGCCATTGCAAACAAATTTCCAAACGAACAAGTTCTCACTCTCGACTGGAGTGGCCCTGCGATGCCTCACGGTGAGTATGATTTCTACGAAGAAAACTGGATTCAACCAGTCGCCCAGTGGGCTGCCCAAGCACTCACCGGGTATAGGTTTACCGGGTCGTTATTAAATTTGGTAGGACACAGTTGGGGTGGCTACGTGGCCGATGAAATTGCGGAAAGAATTGACGGTGGCGTGAATACAATAGTAGCGCTAGACCCTGCAAAAGAGGGCGATGGATGGTATAACCCGGAAGACTTTGGTCAAATTAACTTTGCAGCACATTCACAGTTCTCTTGGGCGTTTCACAGTTCTAGTCTCGGAGCGGCGTCGACACCACCCACAGCTGACGAGGCCTTTGTTGTTAAAACGGGTCTTGGCTGGGTCGATGCACACAGCGCGGTCGTAAACCTTTTCTCATACATGGTTGAAAATCCGACCATCGGAGTCAGTCAGTTCTTCCAGCTTGATCGGCTGTTGCTCCACACGCCGGGACCATGGGTTCCCAATAAGTATTTTACGGAGTTCCCATTCCCTGAGAACCGAACTGGCGGATATGAGGGCATCATAACGGCGACTCCCGGCTCTACGGTCTCAGTAATCTCTCCCCAGTCCCCGCTTGACTTCGTGCCGACAACTCCGGAGATTACTGTGCTGGGTAATTCTGTGGCAATCGTCGATAACGATACGACACCGAATCTTTCTGATAACACAGATTTTGGTAGTGTTCAGCAAGGCCAGACGGCGACGCGGACGTTCACTGTTCGCAATGATGGTGGATCAAGCCTTACTTTGGGCGCGGTAAATGTGCCGTCGGGTTTCACTCTAACAAAAAGCCTCCCTACGTTTCTAATTGCTGGAGATTCAGACACTTTTACGGTGCAATTGGATACTTCGACTATTGGTACTAAAAGCGGGCAAATCAGCTTCTCCAACAGCGATAGCGATGAAAATCCGTTTAACTTTTCAATCACTGGTAACGTAACGATTCTACCGGACACCACGCCGCCGACGGTGACGATCAACCAAGCAGCAGGGCAAACGGACCCGACTGGCAATTCACCGATCAACTTCACGGTGGTCTTCAGCGAAACGGTGACCGGGTTTGCGAGCGGTGATGTGACGCTTGGTGGAACCGCTGGGGCGACCAGCAAGAGCGTGACCGGCAGCGGGACCACCTACAACGTGGCGGTGAGCGGGATGACGCAAAGCGGCACCATTACGGCGTCCATTCCCGCAGGCGCGGCCCAGGACGGGGCAGGCAATTCCAGCCTCGCCTCCACCAGCAGCGACAACAGCGTGACCTACAACGCGCCGGACACCACGCCGCCGACGGTGACGACGAATGCGGCCAGCGGGATAGGACAAACAAGCGTAACCCTGATCGGAACGGTGAACCCAAACAGCTCGAGCACTACGGCGTACTTCCAGTGGGGTACGACAACCTCTTATGGAAACAACACGTCATCGCAGAGCATGGGGAGTGGGACCAGCGGTGTATCGGTGACGCAAGCGCTAAGCGGACTTACTTGTAATACGCCTTATCACTACCGGGCAGTGGGAACGAACAGCGGAGGAACAAACTACGGATCAGACGTGACCTTTACGACAAGCGTATGTGCGATACCGCCGCCTACGGTGACTACAAATTCAGCCAGTGGCATAGGGCAGACGAGCGCGACTCTGAACGGCACGGTCAACCCTAACGGGGCAAGTACGTCTGCCTACTTTGAGTACGGCCTTACTACAGACTATGGCTTCTCTACGTCAGCACAAAGCCTTGGCTCCGGTTCAGGCAATGTTTCTTTGACGGCAAGTATAAGCGGCCTAACCTGCAATACGTTGTATCACTTCCGTGCAGTAGGCACCAACAGTGGAGGCACGAATTACGGCTTGGATGCGACTTTTACGACAAGTGCCAATACACCGGGGACCTCTTCATTTTCCAATATAAGCCAGACCGGTATACAGGCAAACTGGACGGCAAACGGCAATCGTTCCGGAACAGAGTATTATAGTGAGAACATGACCACGGGGACTAATTCCGGCTGGACAGCTAACACTTACTGGAATAGTACCGGACTGACATGTGGAACATCATATAGTTTCAGAGTGAAGGCAAGGAATGGGGATGGAATTGAGACGGGCTGGACAAATCTCGGCACACAGAATACTCAATCATGCTCTTGCACCTCTTCATCTCTTTCTGTGAGCATCAATGCTCCATCTTCTGGATTTAGCGCCAGCAAGGGCAGTGGCACTTCGGTAATGGCCGCTGTAACTGATAATTGCAATGGTAGCGTTACGGGGACCACAGTCATTGCCTCGTTCAGTAATGGGGATGTTTCAATTACCCTTTACGATGATGGAGCGCATAACGACGGAACCGCGAATGACGGGGTTTATGGAAATATGTGGACGCCGAATAATGTCGGCAATTGCATAGTAAATGTTACTGCTTCAAAAACAGGCTTAACCTCCGGCAATAATAGTGTCATTGGCACGGTGCAGTCAAATAATTCTGCGCCCTCGGTAACCACCGGCTCTGCAAGTTCTATTGGCGCGAACTCGGCTACAATAAGCAGCACCGTAAATCCCAATGGTTTGGCCACCAGTGTCTGGTTCGAGTATGGCACGACCACCGGTTACGGAAGCAGCACCTCTTCCCAATCCATTGGCAGCGGATCAAGTCTGGTAGCTGTAAGCACGCCTTTGACAGGGCTTGCTCCATCGACCCCTTACTATTTCAGGGCTGTGGGGCAGAACAGCGCTGGCACTTCATATGGCGCTGGCCAAAGCTTTACAACATTGCCATCAGGCATTATTGCCTTTAGACTCCCCGACACCGGCCAGACGCAATGCTATGATTCGATCGGGAATATTATCAGCTGTACCGGCACAGGGCAGGACGGGGCATACAACATCAACCCCATGTCCTACACTTATAACGGCAATGGCACGGTGACGGACAACAACACAGGCCTGATGTGGCAGCAGCAGGATGACGGGAATACTTACAACTGGTATAAGGCGTCAGGCACGTATGACGCAACCGACAATCCAACCACACAAGATGTCTGTGGCGAGTTGACGACGGGAGGTTTATCAGATTGGCGGTTGCCATCAAAAAAAGAATTGATGAGCATCGTTGACTACAGCATCCAATATCCCGGACCGACAATTAACCCGATATTCACGAATACCAAGTACGTTGACTATTTGAATTGGTCGTCTACTACCCTCGCGTACGATCCGGGTAGCGCGTGGCTCGTGGTTTTCGACAACGGCGGCGTGTACGGCGGCAGCGGTAAGTACGGTAGTGGGTACGTTCGGTGCGTGCGCGGCGGACAGTCTGGGTCATTTGGTAATTTTGACGACAATCATGACGGTACAATAACGGATACTTCGACAGGCCTGATGTGGCAGCAGTTAGAGTCAGGGGGTATGACGCGGTCTAACGCACTCAACTATTGCGAAAACCTTGAACTGCCCTCTGGAAGCGGACAAACAGACTGGCGTCTGCCGAATATCAAGGAGCTTGAGTCAATAACCGACGATACAATATACAATCCTGCTATTGACAGAAATTTCTTTCCGAATGCCACCAGTCATTCCTACTATCTGTCGTCTACTACCTCCGCCGAATATTCGAGCTATGCGTGGTTCGTGGACTTAGACTGGGGCCAGCCCACAATGATCTTGAAGTCCGTTAGTGTTAGTTGGTTCTACGTCCGGTGCGTTCGTGGCGGACAGGGACAGGGACAGAGTGCAACTCAGTATCAGTTAACAACATTGGTGAGTCCTGCGGCCGGGGGCACGGTGAGTCCAAGTTGTGAAAGCGGGTGCTGGTACAATAGCGGCGATAGTGTTTCCGTAAGCGCGACGGCAATCAGTGGTTATGCATTCAGCTCATGGAGTGATGGCGGAGCACAGAGTCATAATGTGACGATGGCTGGGGCAAAGAACGTGACCGCGACATTTAACCTTGCCGATACAGTTTCGCCATCGGGAACAGTAACCATAAACAACAATGCAGCGTATGCAACTGCGACCACCGTTACCCTCAATCTGAGCGCGTCAGACAATATAGGCGTTGTAGGATACTATATATCTGAAACTGCAACCGCTCCTTTAGCTGCGGCGGCCGGCTGGATAGCGATAAATTCAATCACCAGTTACAGCGCTAATGTACCGTATACCTTGAGCAACGGAGACGGCACAAAAATTGTTTACGCATGGTTCAAAGATGCAGCAGGGAATGTGTCGAATGCGGCCAGCCGTTCTATTATTCTGGATACCGTTGCGCCGCTTGGCTCCATTACGATTAACAGGGGGAATGGCAACACGAATTCAACATCAGTCCTATTCGACCTTTCCGCTGCTGACTCGCTAAGCGGCGTCTCGCAGATGTGCGTCAGCAACAGCTCATCTTGTTCCTCATGGGAAGCCTATGCCACATCAAAACCAGGTACTCTTTCTGCGGGCGATGGGCTGAAAACCGTATATGTCTGGTTCAAGGATGGCGCGGGCAATACGTCGAGCGTATACACCTCTTCAATAACGCTTGATACAACAGTCATCGACACGACAGCGCCGAGTCTGGTGCTCTCCACGCTGCCCGATGGCTCCTATACTAACAATCCGAACCTCAACGTAGCCGGGACCGTAACAGACAATGTGCTTATACAGAGTCTCGTGATAAGCGGTGATACTGTGACGGTGAACCTGGATAACACTTTCAGCCATCTTGTGACGCTCGTGACCGGGTCAAATACGATCACCACTGTGGCCGCGGACCAGGCGGGCAACACGACGACGGATGTTCGCACCGTCATCCTAGATCAGACCGCGCCTGCGCTCACGGTTACATCGCCCGCGGACAACAGCAAGACCAACCAGACGCTGTCAGCCGTAAACGGCGCTGCCGATGCGAATGCGACCGTAAGCATAAAAGTCAATAACAGCAACCCGGCCTTCGCCTTGATGACCGGTACGAACTTCGCTTATACCGCAACTCTCTCAATAGGCCTGAATAGCATCGGCATTACGGCAACCGACCTGGCGGGCAACACGGCCTCGGTCAACAGGACAGTCACCTACGACAGCGTCGCGCCGAGCATTGCGATCACAATGCCGAATCAGGACGAGCCGAATACGACCGGCAGTGTCCTTCTCCAGGGAACGGTCTCCGACGCGTTAACCGCCGTTTCAGTTGTCGTGACGGATGGCACGAACACCTACACGCCTGCGGTGACGAACGGAACCGTCCAGCAGATGCTCACCTTCTCTACGGAAGGTCTTCATGCCATTATTGCAACGGCCACAGATGAAGCGGGAAACCACAGTATGGCTCAGCGAAACATCAACTACGTTAGATGGGGCGATCCGGATTCTTCGGGAGTCGTTGATGTTAACGACGCACTTAGGGCGCTCAAAATTGCCGCCGGGTTGATCCAGCCGACTGCTACCGATCTGGAGCGCGGCGATGTGGCCCCGCTGGTGCATGGAACACCGCAACCGGACGGCGTAATTGATATCGGCGATGTAGTGGTAATATTGAGAAGAGCAGTGGGCCTAGTGACCTGGTAA
- a CDS encoding helix-turn-helix domain-containing protein, protein MANNDISQKIRELRKSLKLTQSQFAKLVHLSVDRVGKIERGIGGDPTVETLENIADALKMPVEDLIYPTKKKTTHKPTRELADLIAYLQTRTPADIKFIHELAIKILEKK, encoded by the coding sequence ATGGCAAACAATGATATCTCCCAAAAGATACGAGAACTCCGCAAATCGCTGAAACTGACACAGAGTCAGTTCGCGAAACTTGTGCATTTAAGCGTAGACAGGGTCGGCAAGATCGAAAGAGGCATCGGCGGAGACCCCACGGTTGAGACCTTGGAAAACATCGCCGATGCTCTCAAAATGCCGGTCGAAGACCTGATCTATCCCACGAAAAAGAAGACGACGCATAAGCCGACCAGGGAACTTGCGGATCTGATCGCATATCTGCAAACCCGCACGCCAGCGGACATCAAGTTCATCCATGAGCTTGCAATCAAGATATTGGAGAAAAAGTAA